The segment ATTTTGAAATCTGCTACTGCAGCATTCATAATGAAATAATCACATTTCGAAATTTCTTTTTCAATTTCCTGAATTAAATCATTACTATTATCTATTTCATACGTATTAATTCCTTCTGTTATATCTAGTTTATTTTTTAAAGGACCATGTATATATTTGACTTTTGCACCCCTAAATCTTGCTACTTGAGCAAGCATTAATCCCATAGTTCCCGAACTATTGTTAGTTATCTTTCTTGCTGCATCTATGTTTTCTGAAGTACAACCTCCTGTAATTAAAAACTCTTTATTTAATAAGTCTCTGTAATAGGGCTTTTTATTTTGAAGGAGTAAAAACTTAAGAGCTAGTTGTATTAAATCATTTGGGGGTATTTTACCAACTCCAATTTCGTCACAAGCTAGGATCCCTTTGCTTGGCTTAAGGATTAAAACATTTGGATAATCTTTCAAATATACATAATTTCTTTGAACAGCTTTATTACTCCACATCTTAGAATTCATTGCTGGAGCAACAATAATAGGCTTATTATTCGCAATTAAAATACTTGATATCAATCCATCAGCATTACCTGTAACCCACTTCGAAAGTGTTGTTGCAGTCAAAGGAGCAATTATCAAAACATCAGCCCATTCGCATAAA is part of the Prochlorococcus marinus subsp. pastoris str. CCMP1986 genome and harbors:
- the coaBC gene encoding bifunctional phosphopantothenoylcysteine decarboxylase/phosphopantothenate--cysteine ligase CoaBC, producing MNVKSKELKVKVLLLITGSIAAVRIPLLVSQLVKDNYEIKCVVSENAEKLIQPLSLSILSRNNCILDKDQWSYLHSRPLHIDLCEWADVLIIAPLTATTLSKWVTGNADGLISSILIANNKPIIVAPAMNSKMWSNKAVQRNYVYLKDYPNVLILKPSKGILACDEIGVGKIPPNDLIQLALKFLLLQNKKPYYRDLLNKEFLITGGCTSENIDAARKITNNSSGTMGLMLAQVARFRGAKVKYIHGPLKNKLDITEGINTYEIDNSNDLIQEIEKEISKCDYFIMNAAVADFKISGDTSKKIPKSKFEDFLNKNIEYVPDILKEISKVKKENQIFVGFCAFTGSFKSAKKSIKEKIMLKGCDLLFANPIDIEDQGFGSLAKNEGWLFDKKNMENYLEKTSKIELANNLIDEIISTKK